One genomic segment of Hordeum vulgare subsp. vulgare chromosome 2H, MorexV3_pseudomolecules_assembly, whole genome shotgun sequence includes these proteins:
- the LOC123431251 gene encoding mavicyanin-like codes for MDAIRLSLLMVAVMAVLSTASAAIYNVGEPGGAWDLSTNYDTWASSRKFQPGDQIVFKYSPQAHDVLEVSKADYDSCSTANPIATLNTGNDIVTLNATGTRYFICGFPGHCTGGMKVKIDVVPGSSSSSPAPASGPSASNAPPPTPVSTANSVEATGFGLAVLLAFAGIMA; via the coding sequence atggatgccaTCAGACTCAGCCTCCTCATGGTGGCCGTGATGGCCGTCCTGAGCACCGCGTCGGCGGCGATCTACAACGTTGGCGAACCGGGTGGTGCGTGGGACCTCAGCACCAACTACGACACCTGGGCGTCCTCTAGGAAGTTCCAACCCGGCGACCAGATCGTCTTCAAGTACTCCCCTCAAGCGCACGACGTCCTTGAGGTCAGCAAGGCCGACTATGACTCCTGCAGCACCGCCAACCCCATTGCCACCCTCAACACCGGGAACGACATCGTCACGCTCAACGCCACCGGCACACGCTATTTCATCTGTGGGTTTCCTGGCCACTGCACTGGTGGCATGAAGGTCAAGATCGACGTCGTGcctggctcctcctcctcctcgcccgccCCAGCCAGCGGCCCCAGTGCAAGCAACGCTCCTCCGCCCACGCCTGTCTCTACCGCCAACTCTGTGGAGGCCACGGGGTTTGGCCTCGCCGTCTTGCTTGCCTTTGCCGGTATCATGgcttga
- the LOC123431250 gene encoding berberine bridge enzyme-like Cyn d 4 produces the protein MGMLRGLALAFSVSFFSCYLAMVSSDVASSDSDGDGFLQCLREKIPRELVYTQSSSNFTDVLVSSIKNPRFFTNATARPLCIVTPGDASHVQAAVVCGRMQGVRLRVRSGGHDYEGLSYRSARPSEVFAVVDVGASLRAVRVNRLESTAWVDSGATIGELYYAIAKNDSLVAFPAGECTTVGVGGHFSGGGIGMMMRKHGLAVDRIVDAKLVNADGDLLDRAGMGEDLFWAIRGGGGGSFGVVLSWKVQLVNVPPTVTVFNIGKTVDQGAVDILTRWQDVAPSLPSDLTIRVIVQQGQQALFQGQYLGACGALVETMGEQFPELGMTSADCQQMTWLQSAATPFISFSSNGTLEEVLLNRTASLSTSTKGKSDYVRRAITKAAWEEIFSRWFAMDGAGRLILEPHGGFMDTIPAAATPYPHRNGVLYVIQYMAFWQQQGEGGAAAKSWIGGLYDFMGQHVSKNPRRAYVNFRDLDIGQNDDDGTFDFENGPLWGERYFVGNYRRLASVKSVVDPTNYFRNEQSIPPLIETTTQVM, from the coding sequence ATGGGTATGCTCAGAGGATTGGCACTCGCCTTTTCCGTGAGCTTCTTCTCATGCTACCTGGCGATGGTTTCCTCCGATGTTGCTTCCTCCGACAGCGATGGCGATGGTTTCCTCCAATGCCTAAGGGAGAAGATACCCAGAGAGCTGGTGTACACACAGAGCTCCAGCAACTTCACCGACGTGCTGGTCTCCTCCATCAAGAACCCCAGGTTCTTCACCAACGCCACGGCGAGGCCGCTCTGCATCGTCACGCCGGGCGACGCCTCCCACGTCCAGGCCGCCGTGGTGTGCGGCCGCATGCAGGGCGTGCGCCTCCGCGTGCGCAGCGGCGGGCACGACTACGAGGGCCTGTCGTACCGCTCGGCGCGGCCGTCCGAGGTGTTCGCGGTGGTCGACGTCGGCGCCAGCCTCCGGGCCGTGCGCGTCAACCGTCTCGAGTCCACGGCCTGGGTCGACTCCGGCGCCACCATCGGGGAGCTGTACTATGCCATAGCCAAGAACGACTCACTGGTCGCGTTCCCGGCTGGAGAGTGCACGACCGTCGGCGTAGGCGGCCACTTTAGCGGCGGGGGCATCGGCATGATGATGCGTAAGCATGGCCTCGCTGTCGACAGGATCGTCGACGCCAAGCTGGTCAACGCCGACGGGGACCTCCTCGACAGGGCCGGCATGGGGGAGGACCTCTTCTGGGCCatccgaggcggcggcggcgggagcttCGGCGTCGTGCTCTCTTGGAAGGTGCAGCTCGTGAACGTCCCGCCCACGGTGACGGTGTTCAACATCGGGAAGACGGTCGACCAGGGCGCCGTGGACATCCTCACCAGATGGCAGGACGTCGCGCCGTCGCTCCCCAGCGACCTCACCATAAGGGTGATCGTGCAGCAGGGGCAGCAGGCTCTGTTCCAGGGCCAGTACCTCGGCGCGTGCGGCGCGCTGGTGGAGACGATGGGCGAGCAGTTCCCGGAGCTCGGCATGACGAGCGCCGACTGCCAGCAGATGACCTGGCTGCAGTCCGCGGCCACGCCCTTCATCAGCTTCTCCAGCAACGGCACGCTGGAGGAGGTGCTCCTGAACAGGACCGCCAGCCTGAGCACGTCCACCAAGGGCAAGTCCGACTACGTCCGGCGCGCCATCACCAAGGCCGCGTGGGAGGAGATCTTCTCTCGCTGGTTCGCCATGGACGGCGCGGGGCGCCTCATCCTGGAGCCCCACGGCGGGTTCATGGAcaccatccccgccgccgccacgccgTACCCACACCGGAACGGCGTGCTGTACGTCATCCAGTACATGGCATTCTGGCAACAGCAGGGTGAGGGCGGCGCGGCGGCGAAGAGCTGGATCGGCGGCTTATACGACTTCATGGGGCAGCACGTGAGCAAGAACCCGAGGCGGGCGTACGTGAACTTCCGAGACCTGGACATCGGccagaacgacgacgacggcacctTCGACTTCGAGAACGGCCCGCTCTGGGGCGAGCGCTACTTCGTGGGTAACTACCGGAGGCTTGCATCGGTGAAATCCGTGGTGGACCCGACGAACTACTTCAGAAACGAGCAGAGCATCCCGCCGCTGATAGAGACGACGACGCAAGTGATGTAG